From the Canis lupus familiaris isolate Mischka breed German Shepherd chromosome 27, alternate assembly UU_Cfam_GSD_1.0, whole genome shotgun sequence genome, the window CCACCAAGAGGCCcaacactttctttttatttttatttattttaaatattttatttatttattcataagagacatagagagaggcagagacataggcagagggagaagcaggctccccgctgtgagcctgatgtggaactcgatcccaggacccggggatcataacttaagccgaaggcagacagtcaacactgagccactcaggtgtcccccaacACCTTTTAGATGCAGAGTTTCTCTGTCCCCAGGTCCACCCAAATAAAGTCCTGGGGAAacaccctctcctcctcccccaataataataaaaataaaaaaataaagtgcacagTCAGCCTAATGAGAGGGCTCTAGCTACCCAGACCCCAGGCCCTTATTTTTATTGTGGTGGTTAAAGCCCATGTTTATAGGATTTAGCAGACTAATGATTTGGGAAGAGTAAACAAATATTTCAGGGTATTCTTGACAATTTGTTGATAGGAGAACAATTTTCacctatatttttccttttatttacatcttttatttcaaaatgtttgttctagttaaatattctcatttttaattatgGTGAGatacatataatgtaaaattcaccatcttaactatttttgaGCATAtaattcagtagtgttaagtatattcacattgtacaacaaatctccagaactttccatcttgCAAAAATGAAACTATATCCAAATAAACAActcccatttcttcttccctcagGCCTTTGGGAAACAACCATTCTACTTCTGTTTCTTTGACTTTGATTATTCTACATatttcatatgagtgaaatcatacagtatttgtctttttgtgactggcttgtttcacttagcattacgtCCTGAAGATTCCTCCATGTGGTAACCTGTGaccagaatttccttcttttttaaagctcagtaatattccattgcatgtgtaTACCCCATTTTGCTTACCCAGTCATCATCgaaggacacttgggttgcttccacatttcagctattgtaaataacgctATGAAGATGGGTATACAAATATATCTTTGAGACCCTACTTTAATTTGGGGGGATATaaacccagaagtagaatttctggatcatacatgtggtagttctacttttaatctttttttaaaaaaagattttatttatttgagagagagagagcacaggcagaagaagcagcagagggagacagagaagcagcctccccgcagagcagggagcctgatgcaggactatcccaggactctggactgggaccatgacctcagccaaaagcggatgcttaaccaactgagccacctggcgcccctatttttaagtttttgagtaCCCATCATACTTTCTCACAGGGGCTGAACTattgtacattcccaccaacagtatgtCAGTGTTAGAATCTCCCTATATTTTCacaacacttgctatttcctgTTTTATGAATAGCAGCTATCCTAAGAGATGTGAGATGCTCTCttattgtgcttttaatttgcatttccctaacaatTTCTGGTGTTTAGCATCTGCTCATATGCTCGTTGTCCATTTGtagattttctttggagaaatatctattcaagtcctttgcccattgtAAAATCAGGGTGTTTGTTCCTTTGCTACtgcttgaatcttttttttttttttaagtattttatttatttattcatgagagacacgcagagagaggcagagacacaggcagagggagaagcaggctccatgcagggagcccggtgtggaaactcgatcctgggactccaggatcacgcctcaagctgaaggtagacactcaatcactgagccacccaggtgtcccctgcttAAATCTTTTATTTGCAATCCGTGAATTATGTCCTCACCTTTCTTATCTTTAACATTCTCTAACAGAGAGGTGCCTCATGATATTCTCTAGTTTAGTAATACTAGGAATAGAGAGAATGTTGCTGCCAGGAAATCTTGAAGTTGGAAAGGTACCATTTTATAAACATCAGAGATCCATTGTTTTGGTTGTCCAGACTCTTGGAGAAGTTTTGATATGCATGAAATCTTTCATAAAGCTATTATGTTATTACTGTTCTCATTCATTTcagtacaaaaatatttacagagtgCCTACTACATAGTAGACATTGTGTCATGGATACTTTAgagttaatagaaaaaaaaccacGAAAAACATTTTAACTcctttgataataataatacctaccagCTAGACTCTAGGTCactaattttggatttttttaattttaagattttatttatttatttgacagagagagagagagggagagagaaaacataagcagggggagtagaaggcagagggagagggggagggagaagcagactccctgcaaagcAGAGAGCCCtctgcaggactccatcccaggaccccgggatcatgacctgagctgaaggcagacgcttaattgactgagccatccaggggctccagatctatatatttttttgaatgagTTTAAAAAGCTACAGAAGAGTCTGATCTTTCCTGCCAGATCTTTCCTCTCTGAATGAGGAAGTATACACACCCTTAAGTAAGCTTGATATTTGGGTTGGGCCTTTCAATTTTCCCAGGCCTCACCCAGGTGAAAAACACACCCTATCTGAAAATCTAGTTCCCTTAAAATTCTTGGTAAGGCTTTGGAGAGGTTCCCTATATAAGGCTATCATTTCTGCTTCTCTACAGAGGctcactctgaaaaaaaaacttctttctgGTTGCAACTTGTTGAATCATATTCAAAAGTCTCAACAAGTCCTTAAAATATGAACAATCACTCAGTGTCACCAGTAGCGGGGTTGCCTGCCTGCAACTCCTCGCCTCTTGTCTCACAGTTGAAGCCCCAGGAACTAGAGTGAGAAGCCAGGACCATGTTCCAAGGCAAGCTGATGATGGCTCTCGACTACCACAGCCCTGCTGGCTTCAACTGTAAAGATGAACCAGAATTTAGAAACTTTATTGTTTGGCTTGAAGACCAGAAAAATCAGACACTACAAGATTTAAGGCAGAGGGATTTTAAGAAACATCCACAGTAGTGACTGGCCCAAGTTCTTTGAAAAGTACCTTAGAGATGCTAACTGTCCTTTCAAGATTCAAGGTCGACAAGAAACAATTAATTGGCTTCTTGGTTTAGCTGTTAGACTTCAGTCTGGATATGATGCTGAGAAATAAAAGGACTTGGTACGTGATAATAATCAAAATGGCAATGTAGAGGCATTCATCAATTTGGATGTAAATAAtcctgttttaaagattttatttagggatccctgggtggcgcagcggtttggcgcctacctttggcccagggcgcgatcctggagacccgggatcgaatcccacatcgggctctcggtgcatggagcctgcttctccctctgcctgtgtctctgcctctctctctctctctctctgtgtgactatcataaataaataaaaattaaaaaaaaaaaagattttatttatttactcataagagactcagagagagacatagaaacacaggcagagggagaagcagacttccctggggagcccgatgcaggactcaatcccaggatcccggaatcacatcctgagccaaaggcatatgttcaaccactgagccatgctgGTGCCCCAATAATCCTGATTTTAAGGCGGGTCTAATGGCTTTGGCTAAGCTTCTTCAGGTTAGTGTCAGGATGATTACCTAGTAATGTTTAAGGCAAATTGTATTTTGGTCCAGGATGCAGTTACCAAAGCAAATCAAACAAGAGGGCTTGCCTGTGGCTTTAGACAAACATATTCTTGGTTTTGACACAGCAGATGCAGTTCTTAATGAAGCTGCTCATATTCTGTGATTCCTGCACATAGAAGAGCTCAGAGAACTACAGACAAAAATTCACGAAGCCGTAGTAGCTGTTCAGGCAATAACTGCAGACCCAAAGACAGATCACAGACTGGGGAATATTTTAGGATTTCAGCTTCGTACCTATTTAGTACAATTGGGAACCAAGCATGATCTGGCATGTGTTCAGAAATCAAATGTCACATTTTTGAGGGAAGAATCCCAGAAAATCAACTACATTCTAGGGATTTAccataattgtttttctttaataaagtccAGGGAAGTGGTGGGGTGGGATAGGGTGGGAAATGAACAGCTATCCTCAGGATTTTCTACAttggtacacattttttttcagataattaatGTCTCTGCTCCGTAATACCCTCCATCTATCTTTGTGTCCCAGATCTGAACCTAAACGAAAACCCCCAAGAAGCCACTGCATGTGAAAATACTCTTAATCTCTGGCCGGCCTTAGGAAAAATCCATAAATTCCAAGGTTGAGAAGACAGCAGGACCCATCTAAGCTCATGGTCTTCTAGAGTGTTACTAATCATATAAAGACCCCTGAAAATTATCCAGTCAAATCGCCCTAGTGTCACATGATGTCACATGAGAGCCAGCAAGGGGACACATTTTCTCAAGGCCATACAAAGTCACCATGTCTCCAGACAGCACAGGGCTCCTTTGATGCCACACTTCTTTTTCTCACTAATGTTCATTTTATGAGATGCCTCTtgatgtttattttcctatttatattgAACGTGGAAACGTGGAAATCCTTGAAATAtgtttgaatgtctttttttttttaagattttatttatttattcatgagagagagagagagagagagagagagagaggctgagacacaggcagagggagaagcaggctccatgcagggagcccgacatgggactcgatcccaggtctccaggatcacaccctgggcggaaggcgctaaaccgctgagccacccgggctgcccatgtttgAATGTCTTAAACAAAAGGCTCTGTATTAATAAAATTCTAGAGTTCAACCCAAGAAAAAGTTTTGATAAAACTAGGATCAAGTGGTCAACTTCTAGAGAAGGTGTTTCTGGGCATCTCTGAATGTCTCTTCAGACTTGAGCTGAGAACAACGGCCTGTCTAGTGGAAGAAAACCATTAAGTTTTTTCTTGAGGTCATGCTCCCAAGTCTACAAATACACTCCCCTCTGCCCCATGTGTGGTCTAGCACTTTGTTTTGTGTTCAGCAGGATTAAGGTGTTTGGGATTCATACTTTGACATCAATACAAACACATCCACATCCACaaatcaacaaccaaaaaaagtgACTTTCATGTAGAGTTTAAGGTAAAAGTTTAGGCAGAAGCGACTGAGATAAATATAAGGCCAGATACACGTTAGGAGAAGAGTATTAGCTCAGGTATGGCCAGGAATTGGGACATCTTATTGCCACAGCACATCTGGATCATCTAGGTGACTAACAGTACAGTCTATTATTTCAGAAAGGTTATAAAAATCTATGGGCCTCATATCATGTGTAATATGGTGGGGTAGCAAACCTGTAAAAATTTTTGCTTCTGTATTTCCTGATTTAGGAACAGGAGAGGTAGGTGGATGGGGTCTGAAATACATTAGGCCTGTTAGTGAATCTGTAGTATTAGTCTAGTATTGGTCTCTTGGGCAAAGAGAAGTGGCCAAAAGTTCATCTCACATACTGAATATGGAACCCATTCAAAATCTTGCTTAGGTCCTCAACGAGTCAATGAgaccattttccttttctgataaaTGCATCAGGTTGTCCTATATCAAGTTATATGAACCCATGAGTTCATTAAAAACAcagaagggggcagccccggtggctcagcggtttagcgccgcctgcagcccggggtgtgatcctggagacccgggatcgagtcccacatcaggctcccggcgtgaagcctgcttctccctctgcctgtgtctctgcctctctctctctctctcctctctgtgtatactcatgaataaataaataaaatctttaaaaaaaaaaaaacacagaaggttaggccacctgggtggctcagtggttgagcatgtctgcctttggctcaaggcctgatcccggagtcctgggatcaagtcccacgtcaggctccctgcgtggagcctgctcctctctctgcctctcatgaataaataaaatcttaaaaaaaaaaatacagagggtCATTTTCTCTGACCCAAAGATTCTTGGTTTGGGGATAGTTAAAGGGAAATGCTTAACTCCTATCTGTGCAGGCACTGAAGAACCACATTCTAAAAGAGAGCAGTGCCCTGGTTCCATAAAACACGGTTAATAAACCCACAGATGTTTGCTTGCAGCGCCTTAAACCAAGTCCAGCAGtcatggtattttatttaaaaagtatctttggggcacctgggtggctcagtagttgagcccctgccttgggctcaggtcgtgatcccagggtcctgggatggagtacccCACTGGGCTCCCCGggaaagcctgtttctccatctgcctatgtctctcatgaataaatcaaaaaaaatttgAGTATCTATACAGTTGATCAGTAGAACTGTGCATACGATTTATATTTAGTCCAAGAGGCTGGTGAGGAAGAAAACTCCTCACGCCAGGCTGAGGGAGGGCTGCTCTCTTCTCAGTGCAGAGCAGGCTGAGGGCCGCGGGGGCAGCCGTGGCGCTCCCGACAGTTCCCAACAAAGTGCGGAAGTGCAGTGAAGTTTCGATGCACAAAGTACCCCCGCGGAGCCTGGAAACAAGCAGAAGATGCTGGAAGGCAGCAGTGATGGGTCATGCTAGAATGCGGGCTAGGGAGGGTCAGTGATGAATAAGGCCGAGTTTCTCCGTGATTGGAGGCACAAGACCGGTGAGGAAGGAGGCAGCCCCGCTGGGGAGCACCGAGGGTGTGCGGAGACGTGCTAAGGGGCGAGCGCGAGGGACGCTTAGGAGCCTCGGGCCGGGAGCAGGGTCTGGCAGGGCTGatagaggaggagggtgggggaaggctCCGGGAGGGCTGCGCGGCCGTCAGCGGCGAAGACGAGAGGGCTGGGCCGGGGCGCGGCCCGGAGAGGGCCCGGCTCCCCGCGGGCtgggggcggcggcggagggcgcGGAAGCCCGCTGACAGCCGCTGCCCCGCGGCGCCCACAGGGTTAACCGCCCGGGCGCTCCGACCGGGAGGAACTCGGTTTCCAGGGCAACGGCTCCGCCAGTTCCGGCAGCGCAGGCTCGTACCATTGCGCGGGCGCGCGCGGGGGAGCGCGGCGGGAGGGGCGGCGCGgagggcccggggcgcggggtccGGCCCGACCCGCCCGCACgtgcgcccgcccgcccgcccggcccggcgccgagccgcgctcccgccgccgcgTGCCCCGCGAGCCCCTggagccccgggcccgggccgGCGGCCCCCACCCGTCCGCGGACggcgggggggtgcggggagcgTGCGCCCGGTGGCCCGGATTGGCCTCCGGGTCCCCCCGCCTGGGCGGCGGAGTGCGGGCGGCCCGGGCTGGGAGCTTTGAAAAGCGGGCGAGAGACAAaggcagcaggaagcctgctcggcgcccggagcccgagcccgcagcccccggagccccccggagccccccggaGCCGCGGCGGCAGcggagggaggcagaggatgcGGCAGGGGGCGTGGgagcggcggcgggagcgcggcGGGCGGAGCGGGCGGAGCGGGCGGAGCGGCGCGGCCCGAGCGCGGCGCGCTTAGACCCCAGGCGGCGGtgttggcggcggcggcggtgttggcggcggcggcggcggcggcggcggcccggccggGCTCGGGAGTGAGTGAGAGGGCGCCTTCCCCGCCCGGGATGTGAGGACCGAgcggagcccggggcggggggagggaagggaagggaggcgACGccggcaggaaggaaggaagcgcGGACGGACCCGGAggaggagcggcggcggcggcggcggcggccggagcCGGAAGGCGGGGAGGGGCCGGCCGTTGggcccgaggcggcggcggcggcggcggcagcggcggcggccgggAGGACCGCTCTGGTCGCCTCTCGGGCAGGAGCGGCGGGGCCCGCGCCTCCTCCCCCCGGCGCCgcggaggggggaggaggaagatggagaCCCACATCTCGTGCTTGTTCCCCGAGCTGCTGGCCATGATCTTCGGCTACCTGGACGTCCGGGATAAGGGGCGCGCGGCGCAGGTGTGCACGGCCTGGCGGGACGCCGCCTACCACAAGTCGGTGTGGCGGGGGGTGGAGGCCAAGCTGCACCTGCGCCGGGCCAACCCGTCGCTGTTCCCCAGCCTGCAGGCCCGGGGCATCCGCCGCGTGCAGATCCTGAGCCTCCGCCGCAGCCTCAGCTACGTGATCCAGGGCATGGCCAACATCGAGAGCCTCAACCTCAGCGGCTGCTACAACCTCACCGACAACGGGCTGGGCCACGCGTTTGTGCAGGAGATCGGCTCCTTGCGCGCCCTCAACCTGAGCCTCTGCAAGCAGATCACCGACAGCAGCCTGGGCCGCATCGCCCAGTATCTCAAGGGCCTGGAGGTGCTGGAGCTGGGGGGCTGCAGCAACATCACCAACACCGGCCTCCTGCTCATCGCCTGGGGCCTGCAGCGCCTCAAGAGCCTCAACCTCCGCAGCTGCCGCCACCTGTCGGACGTGGGCATCGGGCACCTGGCCGGCATGACGCGCAGCGCGGCCGAGGGCTGCCTGGGCCTGGAGCAGCTCACGCTGCAGGACTGCCAGAAGCTCACGGACCTTTCCCTAAAGCACATCTCGCGGGGGCTGACGGGCCTGAGGCTCCTAAACCTCAGCTTCTGCGGGGGCATCTCAGACGCGGGTCTCCTGCACCTGTCGCACATGGGCAGCCTGCGCAGCCTCAACC encodes:
- the FBXL14 gene encoding F-box/LRR-repeat protein 14 isoform X6, which produces METHISCLFPELLAMIFGYLDVRDKGRAAQVCTAWRDAAYHKSVWRGVEAKLHLRRANPSLFPSLQARGIRRVQILSLRRSLSYVIQGMANIESLNLSGCYNLTDNGLGHAFVQEIGSLRALNLSLCKQITDSSLGRIAQYLKGLEVLELGGCSNITNTGLLLIAWGLQRLKSLNLRSCRHLSDVGIGHLAGMTRSAAEGCLGLEQLTLQDCQKLTDLSLKHISRGLTGLRLLNLSFCGGISDAGLLHLSHMGSLRSLNLRSCDNISDTGIMHLAMGSLRLSGLDVSFCDKVGDQSLAYIAQGLDGLKSLSLCSCHISDDGINRMVRQMHGLRTLNIGQCVRITDKGLELIAEHLSQLTGIDLYGCTRITKRGLERITQLPCLKGLL
- the FBXL14 gene encoding F-box/LRR-repeat protein 14 isoform X4 produces the protein METHISCLFPELLAMIFGYLDVRDKGRAAQVCTAWRDAAYHKSVWRGVEAKLHLRRANPSLFPSLQARGIRRVQILSLRRSLSYVIQGMANIESLNLSGCYNLTDNGLGHAFVQEIGSLRALNLSLCKQITDSSLGRIAQYLKGLEVLELGGCSNITNTGLLLIAWGLQRLKSLNLRSCRHLSDVGIGHLAGMTRSAAEGCLGLEQLTLQDCQKLTDLSLKHISRGLTGLRLLNLSFCGGISDAGLLHLSHMGSLRSLNLRSCDNISDTGIMHLAMGSLRLSGLDVSFCDKVGDQSLAYIAQGLDGLKSLSLCSCHISDDGINRMVRQMHGLRTLNIGQCVRITDKGLELIAEHLSQLTGIDLYGCTRITKRGLERITQLPCLKVLNLGLWQMTDSEKGLL
- the FBXL14 gene encoding F-box/LRR-repeat protein 14 isoform X2; this translates as METHISCLFPELLAMIFGYLDVRDKGRAAQVCTAWRDAAYHKSVWRGVEAKLHLRRANPSLFPSLQARGIRRVQILSLRRSLSYVIQGMANIESLNLSGCYNLTDNGLGHAFVQEIGSLRALNLSLCKQITDSSLGRIAQYLKGLEVLELGGCSNITNTGLLLIAWGLQRLKSLNLRSCRHLSDVGIGHLAGMTRSAAEGCLGLEQLTLQDCQKLTDLSLKHISRGLTGLRLLNLSFCGGISDAGLLHLSHMGSLRSLNLRSCDNISDTGIMHLAMGSLRLSGLDVSFCDKVGDQSLAYIAQGLDGLKSLSLCSCHISDDGINRMVRQMHGLRTLNIGQCVRITDKGLELIAEHLSQLTGIDLYGCTRITKRGLERITQLPCLKVLNLGLWQMTDSEKVRDCSDFAWWSCLCQPSTLGTM
- the FBXL14 gene encoding F-box/LRR-repeat protein 14 isoform X7 codes for the protein MANIESLNLSGCYNLTDNGLGHAFVQEIGSLRALNLSLCKQITDSSLGRIAQYLKGLEVLELGGCSNITNTGLLLIAWGLQRLKSLNLRSCRHLSDVGIGHLAGMTRSAAEGCLGLEQLTLQDCQKLTDLSLKHISRGLTGLRLLNLSFCGGISDAGLLHLSHMGSLRSLNLRSCDNISDTGIMHLAMGSLRLSGLDVSFCDKVGDQSLAYIAQGLDGLKSLSLCSCHISDDGINRMVRQMHGLRTLNIGQCVRITDKGLELIAEHLSQLTGIDLYGCTRITKRGLERITQLPCLKVLNLGLWQMTDSEKVRILHCNKRDHGVKETQRPLSINCTVCEFV
- the FBXL14 gene encoding F-box/LRR-repeat protein 14 isoform X3 — encoded protein: METHISCLFPELLAMIFGYLDVRDKGRAAQVCTAWRDAAYHKSVWRGVEAKLHLRRANPSLFPSLQARGIRRVQILSLRRSLSYVIQGMANIESLNLSGCYNLTDNGLGHAFVQEIGSLRALNLSLCKQITDSSLGRIAQYLKGLEVLELGGCSNITNTGLLLIAWGLQRLKSLNLRSCRHLSDVGIGHLAGMTRSAAEGCLGLEQLTLQDCQKLTDLSLKHISRGLTGLRLLNLSFCGGISDAGLLHLSHMGSLRSLNLRSCDNISDTGIMHLAMGSLRLSGLDVSFCDKVGDQSLAYIAQGLDGLKSLSLCSCHISDDGINRMVRQMHGLRTLNIGQCVRITDKGLELIAEHLSQLTGIDLYGCTRITKRGLERITQLPCLKVLNLGLWQMTDSEKNPPLQQERPWS
- the FBXL14 gene encoding F-box/LRR-repeat protein 14 isoform X1 yields the protein METHISCLFPELLAMIFGYLDVRDKGRAAQVCTAWRDAAYHKSVWRGVEAKLHLRRANPSLFPSLQARGIRRVQILSLRRSLSYVIQGMANIESLNLSGCYNLTDNGLGHAFVQEIGSLRALNLSLCKQITDSSLGRIAQYLKGLEVLELGGCSNITNTGLLLIAWGLQRLKSLNLRSCRHLSDVGIGHLAGMTRSAAEGCLGLEQLTLQDCQKLTDLSLKHISRGLTGLRLLNLSFCGGISDAGLLHLSHMGSLRSLNLRSCDNISDTGIMHLAMGSLRLSGLDVSFCDKVGDQSLAYIAQGLDGLKSLSLCSCHISDDGINRMVRQMHGLRTLNIGQCVRITDKGLELIAEHLSQLTGIDLYGCTRITKRGLERITQLPCLKVLNLGLWQMTDSEKVRILHCNKRDHGVKETQRPLSINCTVCEFV
- the FBXL14 gene encoding F-box/LRR-repeat protein 14 isoform X5, with translation METHISCLFPELLAMIFGYLDVRDKGRAAQVCTAWRDAAYHKSVWRGVEAKLHLRRANPSLFPSLQARGIRRVQILSLRRSLSYVIQGMANIESLNLSGCYNLTDNGLGHAFVQEIGSLRALNLSLCKQITDSSLGRIAQYLKGLEVLELGGCSNITNTGLLLIAWGLQRLKSLNLRSCRHLSDVGIGHLAGMTRSAAEGCLGLEQLTLQDCQKLTDLSLKHISRGLTGLRLLNLSFCGGISDAGLLHLSHMGSLRSLNLRSCDNISDTGIMHLAMGSLRLSGLDVSFCDKVGDQSLAYIAQGLDGLKSLSLCSCHISDDGINRMVRQMHGLRTLNIGQCVRITDKGLELIAEHLSQLTGIDLYGCTRITKRGLERITQLPCLKNPPLQQERPWS